One stretch of Sander vitreus isolate 19-12246 chromosome 16, sanVit1, whole genome shotgun sequence DNA includes these proteins:
- the add1 gene encoding alpha-adducin isoform X18, with product MNGNSGAGVVTAPPPTTAPHKERYFDRVDESSPEYQRERNMAPDLRQDFNMMEQRKRVSMILQSPAFCDELETMIQDQLKKGKTPTSLLALQQIADFMTTSMPSMYPAAPQGGMAALNMSLGMVTPVNDLRGSDSISYDKDEKLLRCKLAAFYRLADLFGWSELIYNHITVRVNSDQERFLIIPFGLLYSEVTASSLVKINLQGEIVDRGSTNLGVNQAGFTLHSAIYAARPDVKCIVHIHTSAGGAVSAMKCGLLPISPEALSLGEVAYHDYQGILVDEEESTLIQRNIGPNSKVLILRNHGLVSVGETVEEAFYYIHNLVTACEIQVRTLASAGGPDNLVLLDPTKYKSRPRVPEPAVDGPSTHPKWLVGEQEFEALMRMLDNLGYRTGYPYRCPALRDKAKKHSEVEIAPSTHGGYSYGEDSDSGARSPMKQSFQRGQRDKTRWLNAGGRPDEPCEDGPDGSSPKSKPKWTKEDGLRQSAAANQFIPMNTNPKEVLEMRNKIREQNLQDITTAGPQSQVLCASTMVERSFTQGELVTASKAIIEKEYQPKVIVSKQGPNPFTKLTDQELEEYRKEVEQKQKGPEESLYFSIHTHTHDTVQGRDDSREGSASSVPYPEPETLPRGRASVSTPLQSATESPSLEIAPPPTATPASELGSSSIVLSSGAEPAQGGTDSADDVFSTAEEVFSAPDSPHKEFHCAVVRALSKEPSVVEAAKAEQAPDQEQLEEPEEAEPKSQKPTTTPPSTPIRAEEGDGNTKEYLLP from the exons ATGAACGGCAACTCAGGTGCCGGCGTGGTGACGGCCCCCCCTCCCACCACAGCCCCACACAAGGAGCGGTACTTCGACCGGGTGGATGAGAGCAGCCCGGAGTACcagagggagagaaacatgGCACCCGACCTGCGGCAGGACTTCAACATGATGGAGCAGAGGAAGAGGGTCTCCATGATACTACAGAGTCCG GCATTCTGCGATGAGCTGGAGACAATGATCCAGGATCAGCTGAAGAAGGGGAAGACGCCCACTAGCCTGTTGGCTCTGCAGCAGATCGCAGACTTCATGACCACCAGCATGCCTTCCATGTATCCCGCTGCACCTCAGGGAGGCATGGCGGCGCTCAACATGA GTTTGGGTATGGTGACTCCAGTGAATGATCTGCGTGGCTCAGACTCTATTTCCTATGACAAGGATGAGAAGTTGCTCCGCTGCAAGCTGGCTGCCTTTTATCGGCTCGCTGACTTGTTCGGCTGGTCCGAGCTCATCTACAACCACATCACA GTCAGGGTGAACTCAGACCAGGAGCGCTTCCTAATTATCCCTTTTGGGCTCCTGTACAGTGAAGTCACCGCTTCCAGTCTG GTGAAGATAAACCTTCAAGGTGAGATAGTTGACCGGGGAAGCACCAATCTCGGGGTCAACCAGGCCGGCTTCACTCTCCACTCTGCCATCTACGCTGCACGGCCCGATGTCAAGTGTAttgtacatatacacacatctgCGGGTGGTGCG GTGTCCGCCATGAAATGCGGCCTGTTGCCCATCTCGCCTGAGGCACTGTCCCTGGGTGAGGTGGCCTATCATGACTACCAAGGCATACTGGTGGATGAGGAAGAAAGTACCCTCATACAGAGGAACATTGGGCCTAACAGCAAG gTGCTCATTCTAAGGAACCATGGCTTGGTGTCTGTAGGTGAAACAGTGGAGGAAGCTTTCTATTACATCCACAATCTGGTCACTGCCTGTGAGATCCAG GTGCGAACACTGGCCAGCGCTGGAGGGCCAGATAATCTGGTGTTGCTGGACCCAACGAAATACAAGTCCCGCCCACGGGTCCCGGAGCCAGCCGTCGACGGGCCTTCTACACACCCCAAGTGGCTAGTCGGGGAGCAGGAGTTTGAGGCTCTCATGAGAATGCTCGACAACTTG GGCTACAGGACGGGCTACCCTTATCGCTGCCCAGCATTGCGAGACAAAGCTAAAAAGCACAGTGAAGTGGAGATCGCTCCCTCCACCCACGGTGGTTACTCATACGGGGAGGACAGTGACTCAGGTGCTCGCTCCCCAATGAAACAGAGCTTCCAGCGCGGCCAGCGTGACAAGACCCGCTGGCTTAATGCCGGCGGCCGGCCTGACGAGCCCTGCGAGGATGGGCCCGACGGCAGCAGCCCCAAGTCGAAGCCTAAG TGGACAAAGGAAGACGGCCTCCGCCAGTCTGCCGCAGCCAATCAGTTCATCCCAATGAACACCAACCCAAAGGAAGTCCTGGAAATGAGGAATAAG ATCCGGGAGCAAAACCTGCAGGACATAACAACAGCAGGGCCCCAGTCTCAGGTTCTGTGTGCCAGCACCATGGTGGAACGCTCCTTCACCCAG GGGGAGCTAGTGACTGCATCCAAAGCCATCATCGAGAAGGAGTACCAACCCAAGGTTATCGTCAGCAAGCAGGGTCCCAACCCCTTCACCAAACTCACCGACCAGGAGCTGGAGGAGTACCGCAAGGAGGTGGAGCAGAAACAGAAAGGGCCTGAAG AATCACTTTATTTCTccatacacactcatacacatgaCACAGTGCAGGGACGAGACGATAGTAGGGAGGGATCAGCCTCCAGCGTACCCTACCCTGAGCCTGAAACGCTACCGAGGGGTCGAGCCTCCGTCTCTACACCTCTGCAGTCTGCCACTGAGTCACCCAGCTTAGAGATAGCCCCACCTCCAACTGCCACACCGGCCTCTGAGCTGGGCTCTTCCTCCATCGTCCTCTCCAGTGGGGCTGAGCCCGCTCAGGGCGGCACAGACTCTGCAGACGACGTTTTTTCGACAGCAGAAGAGGTTTTTTCAGCTCCAGATTCCCCACACAAGGAGTTCCACTGTGCCGTGGTGCGAGCCCTCAGCAAGGAGCCGTCGGTGGTAGAGGCAGCTAAGGCAGAGCAGGCTCCAG ACCAGGAGCAGCTTGAAGAGCCTGAGGAGGCAGAGCCCAAAAGTCAGAAACCCACCACCACTCCACCCAGCACCCCCATCAGAGCAGAGGAAG
- the add1 gene encoding alpha-adducin isoform X10: protein MNGNSGAGVVTAPPPTTAPHKERYFDRVDESSPEYQRERNMAPDLRQDFNMMEQRKRVSMILQSPAFCDELETMIQDQLKKGKTPTSLLALQQIADFMTTSMPSMYPAAPQGGMAALNMSLGMVTPVNDLRGSDSISYDKDEKLLRCKLAAFYRLADLFGWSELIYNHITVRVNSDQERFLIIPFGLLYSEVTASSLVKINLQGEIVDRGSTNLGVNQAGFTLHSAIYAARPDVKCIVHIHTSAGGAVSAMKCGLLPISPEALSLGEVAYHDYQGILVDEEESTLIQRNIGPNSKVLILRNHGLVSVGETVEEAFYYIHNLVTACEIQVRTLASAGGPDNLVLLDPTKYKSRPRVPEPAVDGPSTHPKWLVGEQEFEALMRMLDNLGYRTGYPYRCPALRDKAKKHSEVEIAPSTHGGYSYGEDSDSGARSPMKQSFQRGQRDKTRWLNAGGRPDEPCEDGPDGSSPKSKPKVWTNITHDHVKPLLQSLSSGVCVPSCITNCLWTKEDGLRQSAAANQFIPMNTNPKEVLEMRNKIREQNLQDITTAGPQSQVLCASTMVERSFTQDAPLSDCTDTIDGLDVSEGSYSPAKSIRKGELVTASKAIIEKEYQPKVIVSKQGPNPFTKLTDQELEEYRKEVEQKQKGPEESLYFSIHTHTHDTVQGRDDSREGSASSVPYPEPETLPRGRASVSTPLQSATESPSLEIAPPPTATPASELGSSSIVLSSGAEPAQGGTDSADDVFSTAEEVFSAPDSPHKEFHCAVVRALSKEPSVVEAAKAEQAPDQEQLEEPEEAEPKSQKPTTTPPSTPIRAEEGDGNTKEYLLP, encoded by the exons ATGAACGGCAACTCAGGTGCCGGCGTGGTGACGGCCCCCCCTCCCACCACAGCCCCACACAAGGAGCGGTACTTCGACCGGGTGGATGAGAGCAGCCCGGAGTACcagagggagagaaacatgGCACCCGACCTGCGGCAGGACTTCAACATGATGGAGCAGAGGAAGAGGGTCTCCATGATACTACAGAGTCCG GCATTCTGCGATGAGCTGGAGACAATGATCCAGGATCAGCTGAAGAAGGGGAAGACGCCCACTAGCCTGTTGGCTCTGCAGCAGATCGCAGACTTCATGACCACCAGCATGCCTTCCATGTATCCCGCTGCACCTCAGGGAGGCATGGCGGCGCTCAACATGA GTTTGGGTATGGTGACTCCAGTGAATGATCTGCGTGGCTCAGACTCTATTTCCTATGACAAGGATGAGAAGTTGCTCCGCTGCAAGCTGGCTGCCTTTTATCGGCTCGCTGACTTGTTCGGCTGGTCCGAGCTCATCTACAACCACATCACA GTCAGGGTGAACTCAGACCAGGAGCGCTTCCTAATTATCCCTTTTGGGCTCCTGTACAGTGAAGTCACCGCTTCCAGTCTG GTGAAGATAAACCTTCAAGGTGAGATAGTTGACCGGGGAAGCACCAATCTCGGGGTCAACCAGGCCGGCTTCACTCTCCACTCTGCCATCTACGCTGCACGGCCCGATGTCAAGTGTAttgtacatatacacacatctgCGGGTGGTGCG GTGTCCGCCATGAAATGCGGCCTGTTGCCCATCTCGCCTGAGGCACTGTCCCTGGGTGAGGTGGCCTATCATGACTACCAAGGCATACTGGTGGATGAGGAAGAAAGTACCCTCATACAGAGGAACATTGGGCCTAACAGCAAG gTGCTCATTCTAAGGAACCATGGCTTGGTGTCTGTAGGTGAAACAGTGGAGGAAGCTTTCTATTACATCCACAATCTGGTCACTGCCTGTGAGATCCAG GTGCGAACACTGGCCAGCGCTGGAGGGCCAGATAATCTGGTGTTGCTGGACCCAACGAAATACAAGTCCCGCCCACGGGTCCCGGAGCCAGCCGTCGACGGGCCTTCTACACACCCCAAGTGGCTAGTCGGGGAGCAGGAGTTTGAGGCTCTCATGAGAATGCTCGACAACTTG GGCTACAGGACGGGCTACCCTTATCGCTGCCCAGCATTGCGAGACAAAGCTAAAAAGCACAGTGAAGTGGAGATCGCTCCCTCCACCCACGGTGGTTACTCATACGGGGAGGACAGTGACTCAGGTGCTCGCTCCCCAATGAAACAGAGCTTCCAGCGCGGCCAGCGTGACAAGACCCGCTGGCTTAATGCCGGCGGCCGGCCTGACGAGCCCTGCGAGGATGGGCCCGACGGCAGCAGCCCCAAGTCGAAGCCTAAGGTGTGGACGAACATAACACACGATCACGTCAAACCCTTGCTGCAGTCTCTCTCGTCTGGTGTCTGCGTGCCAAGCTGTATAACCAACTGCTTG TGGACAAAGGAAGACGGCCTCCGCCAGTCTGCCGCAGCCAATCAGTTCATCCCAATGAACACCAACCCAAAGGAAGTCCTGGAAATGAGGAATAAG ATCCGGGAGCAAAACCTGCAGGACATAACAACAGCAGGGCCCCAGTCTCAGGTTCTGTGTGCCAGCACCATGGTGGAACGCTCCTTCACCCAG GACGCCCCTCTGTCTGACTGTACAGACACTATTGATGGCCTCGATGTGTCCGAGGGGTCCTATAGTCCTGCTAAATCAATTAGAAAG GGGGAGCTAGTGACTGCATCCAAAGCCATCATCGAGAAGGAGTACCAACCCAAGGTTATCGTCAGCAAGCAGGGTCCCAACCCCTTCACCAAACTCACCGACCAGGAGCTGGAGGAGTACCGCAAGGAGGTGGAGCAGAAACAGAAAGGGCCTGAAG AATCACTTTATTTCTccatacacactcatacacatgaCACAGTGCAGGGACGAGACGATAGTAGGGAGGGATCAGCCTCCAGCGTACCCTACCCTGAGCCTGAAACGCTACCGAGGGGTCGAGCCTCCGTCTCTACACCTCTGCAGTCTGCCACTGAGTCACCCAGCTTAGAGATAGCCCCACCTCCAACTGCCACACCGGCCTCTGAGCTGGGCTCTTCCTCCATCGTCCTCTCCAGTGGGGCTGAGCCCGCTCAGGGCGGCACAGACTCTGCAGACGACGTTTTTTCGACAGCAGAAGAGGTTTTTTCAGCTCCAGATTCCCCACACAAGGAGTTCCACTGTGCCGTGGTGCGAGCCCTCAGCAAGGAGCCGTCGGTGGTAGAGGCAGCTAAGGCAGAGCAGGCTCCAG ACCAGGAGCAGCTTGAAGAGCCTGAGGAGGCAGAGCCCAAAAGTCAGAAACCCACCACCACTCCACCCAGCACCCCCATCAGAGCAGAGGAAG
- the add1 gene encoding alpha-adducin isoform X17: MNGNSGAGVVTAPPPTTAPHKERYFDRVDESSPEYQRERNMAPDLRQDFNMMEQRKRVSMILQSPAFCDELETMIQDQLKKGKTPTSLLALQQIADFMTTSMPSMYPAAPQGGMAALNMSLGMVTPVNDLRGSDSISYDKDEKLLRCKLAAFYRLADLFGWSELIYNHITVRVNSDQERFLIIPFGLLYSEVTASSLVKINLQGEIVDRGSTNLGVNQAGFTLHSAIYAARPDVKCIVHIHTSAGGAVSAMKCGLLPISPEALSLGEVAYHDYQGILVDEEESTLIQRNIGPNSKVLILRNHGLVSVGETVEEAFYYIHNLVTACEIQVRTLASAGGPDNLVLLDPTKYKSRPRVPEPAVDGPSTHPKWLVGEQEFEALMRMLDNLGYRTGYPYRCPALRDKAKKHSEVEIAPSTHGGYSYGEDSDSGARSPMKQSFQRGQRDKTRWLNAGGRPDEPCEDGPDGSSPKSKPKWTKEDGLRQSAAANQFIPMNTNPKEVLEMRNKIREQNLQDITTAGPQSQVLCASTMVERSFTQDAPLSDCTDTIDGLDVSEGSYSPAKSIRKGELVTASKAIIEKEYQPKVIVSKQGPNPFTKLTDQELEEYRKEVEQKQKGPEESLYFSIHTHTHDTVQGRDDSREGSASSVPYPEPETLPRGRASVSTPLQSATESPSLEIAPPPTATPASELGSSSIVLSSGAEPAQGGTDSADDVFSTAEEVFSAPDSPHKEFHCAVVRALSKEPSVVEAAKAEQAPDQEQLEEPEEAEPKSQKPTTTPPSTPIRAEEGDGNTKEYLLP; this comes from the exons ATGAACGGCAACTCAGGTGCCGGCGTGGTGACGGCCCCCCCTCCCACCACAGCCCCACACAAGGAGCGGTACTTCGACCGGGTGGATGAGAGCAGCCCGGAGTACcagagggagagaaacatgGCACCCGACCTGCGGCAGGACTTCAACATGATGGAGCAGAGGAAGAGGGTCTCCATGATACTACAGAGTCCG GCATTCTGCGATGAGCTGGAGACAATGATCCAGGATCAGCTGAAGAAGGGGAAGACGCCCACTAGCCTGTTGGCTCTGCAGCAGATCGCAGACTTCATGACCACCAGCATGCCTTCCATGTATCCCGCTGCACCTCAGGGAGGCATGGCGGCGCTCAACATGA GTTTGGGTATGGTGACTCCAGTGAATGATCTGCGTGGCTCAGACTCTATTTCCTATGACAAGGATGAGAAGTTGCTCCGCTGCAAGCTGGCTGCCTTTTATCGGCTCGCTGACTTGTTCGGCTGGTCCGAGCTCATCTACAACCACATCACA GTCAGGGTGAACTCAGACCAGGAGCGCTTCCTAATTATCCCTTTTGGGCTCCTGTACAGTGAAGTCACCGCTTCCAGTCTG GTGAAGATAAACCTTCAAGGTGAGATAGTTGACCGGGGAAGCACCAATCTCGGGGTCAACCAGGCCGGCTTCACTCTCCACTCTGCCATCTACGCTGCACGGCCCGATGTCAAGTGTAttgtacatatacacacatctgCGGGTGGTGCG GTGTCCGCCATGAAATGCGGCCTGTTGCCCATCTCGCCTGAGGCACTGTCCCTGGGTGAGGTGGCCTATCATGACTACCAAGGCATACTGGTGGATGAGGAAGAAAGTACCCTCATACAGAGGAACATTGGGCCTAACAGCAAG gTGCTCATTCTAAGGAACCATGGCTTGGTGTCTGTAGGTGAAACAGTGGAGGAAGCTTTCTATTACATCCACAATCTGGTCACTGCCTGTGAGATCCAG GTGCGAACACTGGCCAGCGCTGGAGGGCCAGATAATCTGGTGTTGCTGGACCCAACGAAATACAAGTCCCGCCCACGGGTCCCGGAGCCAGCCGTCGACGGGCCTTCTACACACCCCAAGTGGCTAGTCGGGGAGCAGGAGTTTGAGGCTCTCATGAGAATGCTCGACAACTTG GGCTACAGGACGGGCTACCCTTATCGCTGCCCAGCATTGCGAGACAAAGCTAAAAAGCACAGTGAAGTGGAGATCGCTCCCTCCACCCACGGTGGTTACTCATACGGGGAGGACAGTGACTCAGGTGCTCGCTCCCCAATGAAACAGAGCTTCCAGCGCGGCCAGCGTGACAAGACCCGCTGGCTTAATGCCGGCGGCCGGCCTGACGAGCCCTGCGAGGATGGGCCCGACGGCAGCAGCCCCAAGTCGAAGCCTAAG TGGACAAAGGAAGACGGCCTCCGCCAGTCTGCCGCAGCCAATCAGTTCATCCCAATGAACACCAACCCAAAGGAAGTCCTGGAAATGAGGAATAAG ATCCGGGAGCAAAACCTGCAGGACATAACAACAGCAGGGCCCCAGTCTCAGGTTCTGTGTGCCAGCACCATGGTGGAACGCTCCTTCACCCAG GACGCCCCTCTGTCTGACTGTACAGACACTATTGATGGCCTCGATGTGTCCGAGGGGTCCTATAGTCCTGCTAAATCAATTAGAAAG GGGGAGCTAGTGACTGCATCCAAAGCCATCATCGAGAAGGAGTACCAACCCAAGGTTATCGTCAGCAAGCAGGGTCCCAACCCCTTCACCAAACTCACCGACCAGGAGCTGGAGGAGTACCGCAAGGAGGTGGAGCAGAAACAGAAAGGGCCTGAAG AATCACTTTATTTCTccatacacactcatacacatgaCACAGTGCAGGGACGAGACGATAGTAGGGAGGGATCAGCCTCCAGCGTACCCTACCCTGAGCCTGAAACGCTACCGAGGGGTCGAGCCTCCGTCTCTACACCTCTGCAGTCTGCCACTGAGTCACCCAGCTTAGAGATAGCCCCACCTCCAACTGCCACACCGGCCTCTGAGCTGGGCTCTTCCTCCATCGTCCTCTCCAGTGGGGCTGAGCCCGCTCAGGGCGGCACAGACTCTGCAGACGACGTTTTTTCGACAGCAGAAGAGGTTTTTTCAGCTCCAGATTCCCCACACAAGGAGTTCCACTGTGCCGTGGTGCGAGCCCTCAGCAAGGAGCCGTCGGTGGTAGAGGCAGCTAAGGCAGAGCAGGCTCCAG ACCAGGAGCAGCTTGAAGAGCCTGAGGAGGCAGAGCCCAAAAGTCAGAAACCCACCACCACTCCACCCAGCACCCCCATCAGAGCAGAGGAAG
- the add1 gene encoding alpha-adducin isoform X7: MNGNSGAGVVTAPPPTTAPHKERYFDRVDESSPEYQRERNMAPDLRQDFNMMEQRKRVSMILQSPAFCDELETMIQDQLKKGKTPTSLLALQQIADFMTTSMPSMYPAAPQGGMAALNMSLGMVTPVNDLRGSDSISYDKDEKLLRCKLAAFYRLADLFGWSELIYNHITVRVNSDQERFLIIPFGLLYSEVTASSLVKINLQGEIVDRGSTNLGVNQAGFTLHSAIYAARPDVKCIVHIHTSAGGAVSAMKCGLLPISPEALSLGEVAYHDYQGILVDEEESTLIQRNIGPNSKVLILRNHGLVSVGETVEEAFYYIHNLVTACEIQVRTLASAGGPDNLVLLDPTKYKSRPRVPEPAVDGPSTHPKWLVGEQEFEALMRMLDNLGYRTGYPYRCPALRDKAKKHSEVEIAPSTHGGYSYGEDSDSGARSPMKQSFQRGQRDKTRWLNAGGRPDEPCEDGPDGSSPKSKPKVWTNITHDHVKPLLQSLSSGVCVPSCITNCLWTKEDGLRQSAAANQFIPMNTNPKEVLEMRNKIREQNLQDITTAGPQSQVLCASTMVERSFTQDAPLSDCTDTIDGLDVSEGSYSPAKSIRKGELVTASKAIIEKEYQPKVIVSKQGPNPFTKLTDQELEEYRKEVEQKQKGPEESLYFSIHTHTHDTVQGRDDSREGSASSVPYPEPETLPRGRASVSTPLQSATESPSLEIAPPPTATPASELGSSSIVLSSGAEPAQGGTDSADDVFSTAEEVFSAPDSPHKEFHCAVVRALSKEPSVVEAAKAEQAPDQEQLEEPEEAEPKSQKPTTTPPSTPIRAEEDESFTRVQMSQGTALIKISLIK; the protein is encoded by the exons ATGAACGGCAACTCAGGTGCCGGCGTGGTGACGGCCCCCCCTCCCACCACAGCCCCACACAAGGAGCGGTACTTCGACCGGGTGGATGAGAGCAGCCCGGAGTACcagagggagagaaacatgGCACCCGACCTGCGGCAGGACTTCAACATGATGGAGCAGAGGAAGAGGGTCTCCATGATACTACAGAGTCCG GCATTCTGCGATGAGCTGGAGACAATGATCCAGGATCAGCTGAAGAAGGGGAAGACGCCCACTAGCCTGTTGGCTCTGCAGCAGATCGCAGACTTCATGACCACCAGCATGCCTTCCATGTATCCCGCTGCACCTCAGGGAGGCATGGCGGCGCTCAACATGA GTTTGGGTATGGTGACTCCAGTGAATGATCTGCGTGGCTCAGACTCTATTTCCTATGACAAGGATGAGAAGTTGCTCCGCTGCAAGCTGGCTGCCTTTTATCGGCTCGCTGACTTGTTCGGCTGGTCCGAGCTCATCTACAACCACATCACA GTCAGGGTGAACTCAGACCAGGAGCGCTTCCTAATTATCCCTTTTGGGCTCCTGTACAGTGAAGTCACCGCTTCCAGTCTG GTGAAGATAAACCTTCAAGGTGAGATAGTTGACCGGGGAAGCACCAATCTCGGGGTCAACCAGGCCGGCTTCACTCTCCACTCTGCCATCTACGCTGCACGGCCCGATGTCAAGTGTAttgtacatatacacacatctgCGGGTGGTGCG GTGTCCGCCATGAAATGCGGCCTGTTGCCCATCTCGCCTGAGGCACTGTCCCTGGGTGAGGTGGCCTATCATGACTACCAAGGCATACTGGTGGATGAGGAAGAAAGTACCCTCATACAGAGGAACATTGGGCCTAACAGCAAG gTGCTCATTCTAAGGAACCATGGCTTGGTGTCTGTAGGTGAAACAGTGGAGGAAGCTTTCTATTACATCCACAATCTGGTCACTGCCTGTGAGATCCAG GTGCGAACACTGGCCAGCGCTGGAGGGCCAGATAATCTGGTGTTGCTGGACCCAACGAAATACAAGTCCCGCCCACGGGTCCCGGAGCCAGCCGTCGACGGGCCTTCTACACACCCCAAGTGGCTAGTCGGGGAGCAGGAGTTTGAGGCTCTCATGAGAATGCTCGACAACTTG GGCTACAGGACGGGCTACCCTTATCGCTGCCCAGCATTGCGAGACAAAGCTAAAAAGCACAGTGAAGTGGAGATCGCTCCCTCCACCCACGGTGGTTACTCATACGGGGAGGACAGTGACTCAGGTGCTCGCTCCCCAATGAAACAGAGCTTCCAGCGCGGCCAGCGTGACAAGACCCGCTGGCTTAATGCCGGCGGCCGGCCTGACGAGCCCTGCGAGGATGGGCCCGACGGCAGCAGCCCCAAGTCGAAGCCTAAGGTGTGGACGAACATAACACACGATCACGTCAAACCCTTGCTGCAGTCTCTCTCGTCTGGTGTCTGCGTGCCAAGCTGTATAACCAACTGCTTG TGGACAAAGGAAGACGGCCTCCGCCAGTCTGCCGCAGCCAATCAGTTCATCCCAATGAACACCAACCCAAAGGAAGTCCTGGAAATGAGGAATAAG ATCCGGGAGCAAAACCTGCAGGACATAACAACAGCAGGGCCCCAGTCTCAGGTTCTGTGTGCCAGCACCATGGTGGAACGCTCCTTCACCCAG GACGCCCCTCTGTCTGACTGTACAGACACTATTGATGGCCTCGATGTGTCCGAGGGGTCCTATAGTCCTGCTAAATCAATTAGAAAG GGGGAGCTAGTGACTGCATCCAAAGCCATCATCGAGAAGGAGTACCAACCCAAGGTTATCGTCAGCAAGCAGGGTCCCAACCCCTTCACCAAACTCACCGACCAGGAGCTGGAGGAGTACCGCAAGGAGGTGGAGCAGAAACAGAAAGGGCCTGAAG AATCACTTTATTTCTccatacacactcatacacatgaCACAGTGCAGGGACGAGACGATAGTAGGGAGGGATCAGCCTCCAGCGTACCCTACCCTGAGCCTGAAACGCTACCGAGGGGTCGAGCCTCCGTCTCTACACCTCTGCAGTCTGCCACTGAGTCACCCAGCTTAGAGATAGCCCCACCTCCAACTGCCACACCGGCCTCTGAGCTGGGCTCTTCCTCCATCGTCCTCTCCAGTGGGGCTGAGCCCGCTCAGGGCGGCACAGACTCTGCAGACGACGTTTTTTCGACAGCAGAAGAGGTTTTTTCAGCTCCAGATTCCCCACACAAGGAGTTCCACTGTGCCGTGGTGCGAGCCCTCAGCAAGGAGCCGTCGGTGGTAGAGGCAGCTAAGGCAGAGCAGGCTCCAG ACCAGGAGCAGCTTGAAGAGCCTGAGGAGGCAGAGCCCAAAAGTCAGAAACCCACCACCACTCCACCCAGCACCCCCATCAGAGCAGAGGAAG